In Acidovorax sp. 106, the following proteins share a genomic window:
- a CDS encoding MurR/RpiR family transcriptional regulator, with protein sequence MSVLQGLRHSAQSGSPAIRKVGEWMALHPLKAISLSADEIAVQAHASQSAVNRFATHAGFSSMAELRAALMAELQDVQEPIAKLQRSGDLSSEHPFADAQSGLLQAAHGLDIQALERCASTLLKARHVYTLGLGMSHFAAGFAASALLPYVQGATHVSEGGGAEQIARRMMHLGQGDVLMAIAVPRYSMDTVTLAGAARSRGAFVVAVTDKMASPLAPVADLVMLAPAEHRVMSHSYVSIVALIEAVTASVMRLNSKAASITTDMYDAVLPHLLQMRRR encoded by the coding sequence ATGAGTGTTTTGCAAGGCTTGCGGCATTCGGCCCAGTCAGGCTCCCCGGCGATTCGCAAGGTGGGCGAGTGGATGGCGCTTCATCCGCTCAAAGCGATTTCCTTGTCTGCGGACGAGATTGCTGTCCAGGCCCATGCATCGCAATCGGCGGTCAATCGGTTTGCCACGCATGCGGGTTTTTCCAGCATGGCAGAGCTGAGGGCGGCCCTGATGGCTGAGTTGCAGGACGTGCAGGAGCCGATTGCGAAGTTGCAACGCAGTGGTGATTTGTCCAGCGAACACCCCTTTGCAGATGCCCAGTCGGGCCTGTTGCAGGCCGCCCATGGGCTGGACATTCAGGCGCTGGAGCGGTGTGCCAGCACTTTGCTGAAAGCCCGCCATGTCTACACCCTGGGGCTTGGGATGAGCCACTTTGCTGCCGGATTTGCCGCCAGTGCGCTGCTGCCGTATGTGCAAGGGGCCACCCATGTCTCTGAGGGGGGCGGGGCCGAGCAGATTGCCCGCCGCATGATGCATCTGGGCCAGGGCGATGTGCTGATGGCAATCGCTGTTCCGCGCTATTCGATGGACACCGTGACCCTTGCCGGCGCCGCACGTTCGCGCGGTGCGTTCGTGGTGGCTGTCACCGACAAGATGGCATCGCCCCTGGCACCCGTGGCCGATCTGGTGATGCTTGCTCCTGCCGAACACCGCGTGATGTCGCACAGCTATGTCTCCATCGTGGCATTGATCGAGGCGGTGACGGCCAGCGTGATGCGGCTGAACTCAAAGGCTGCATCCATCACCACCGACATGTACGACGCCGTGCTCCCCCATCTGTTGCAGATGCGTCGGCGTTAG
- a CDS encoding alpha/beta fold hydrolase codes for MYQVLKPSRSSTRALRHLNYHVRHWGPDTSPLPTLVLLHGWMDVGASYQFTVDALQRERRIIAPDWRGFGLTTGAPVDHYVFADYLADLDLLLDHYAPGEAVDLVGHSMGGNVAMMYAGVRPQRIRRLVNLEGFGMPATRPEQAPKRYGQWIDEIKQLHQGDVALKSYDSQDGVARRLMKTNPRLSEDKAQWLAGHWARPNVQGQWAILGDPAHKISSAQLYRLDEALALYENITAPLLAVEASDDSLGLWWKGKYSLAEYHQRLTHVRDVRTAVVQDAGHMLHHDQPQQVAQLMEQFLDAA; via the coding sequence ATGTACCAAGTCCTCAAACCCTCGCGCAGCAGCACACGGGCCCTGCGCCACCTGAACTACCACGTCCGCCACTGGGGGCCCGATACCAGCCCGCTGCCCACGCTGGTGCTGCTGCACGGGTGGATGGACGTGGGTGCGTCGTACCAGTTCACGGTGGACGCGCTGCAGCGCGAGCGCCGCATCATCGCGCCCGACTGGCGCGGCTTTGGCCTGACCACCGGCGCGCCGGTGGACCACTATGTGTTTGCCGACTACCTGGCCGACCTGGACCTGCTGCTAGACCACTACGCACCCGGCGAAGCCGTGGACCTGGTGGGCCACAGCATGGGCGGCAACGTGGCCATGATGTATGCGGGTGTGCGGCCGCAGCGCATTCGCCGCCTCGTCAACCTGGAAGGCTTTGGCATGCCTGCCACGCGGCCCGAGCAGGCGCCCAAGCGCTACGGGCAATGGATCGACGAGATCAAGCAACTGCACCAGGGCGATGTGGCCCTGAAAAGCTACGACAGCCAGGACGGCGTGGCCCGCCGCCTGATGAAAACCAACCCGCGCCTGTCCGAAGACAAGGCCCAATGGCTGGCGGGCCACTGGGCACGGCCCAATGTCCAGGGCCAGTGGGCCATCCTGGGCGACCCGGCCCACAAGATCTCCAGCGCCCAGCTGTACCGCCTGGACGAGGCGCTGGCGCTCTACGAAAACATCACCGCCCCCTTGCTGGCCGTGGAGGCCAGCGACGACAGCCTGGGCCTGTGGTGGAAAGGCAAATACAGCCTGGCCGAATACCACCAGCGCCTGACCCATGTGCGCGACGTGCGCACCGCCGTCGTGCAGGACGCCGGGCACATGCTGCACCACGACCAGCCGCAGCAAGTGGCGCAGCTCATGGAGCAATTTCTGGACGCCGCCTGA
- the prfB gene encoding peptide chain release factor 2 (programmed frameshift) — protein MDAERTNLIGTTLEDLALRTQELRRYLDFDAKFERLRTVNASLEDPSVWNDPKKAQELGKEQKSLSSVVVTLEKLTRDLADNAELYEMSKEEGDEAGLLTIEAEVATMRAAVEELEFRRMFSNEADPLNCFVDIQAGAGGTEACDWASMLLRQYLKYAERKGFKATVEDETPGDVAGIKSATIKIEGEYAFGLLRTETGVHRLVRKSPFDSSGGRHTSFASLFVYPEIDDSIEININPADVRTDTFRASGAGGQHINKTDSAVRLTHIPTGIVVQCQDGRSQHSNRDVAWQRLRSRLYDFEMRKRMEEQQKLEDTKTDVGWGHQIRSYVLDNSRIKDLRTNVEISATQKVLDGDLDAFIEASLKQGV, from the exons ATGGACGCAGAACGCACCAACCTCATCGGCACCACCCTCGAAGACCTGGCTCTGCGCACGCAAGAGTTACGGAGGTATCTT GACTTCGATGCCAAATTTGAACGCCTGCGCACGGTAAACGCCTCGCTGGAAGACCCTTCGGTCTGGAACGATCCGAAGAAGGCCCAGGAGCTGGGCAAGGAACAAAAGTCGCTCTCCAGCGTGGTCGTCACACTGGAAAAGCTCACCCGCGACTTGGCCGACAACGCCGAGCTGTACGAGATGAGCAAGGAAGAAGGCGATGAAGCCGGCCTGCTGACCATCGAGGCCGAAGTCGCCACGATGCGCGCTGCCGTGGAAGAGCTGGAGTTCCGCCGCATGTTCAGCAACGAGGCCGATCCGCTCAACTGCTTCGTCGACATCCAGGCGGGCGCCGGTGGTACCGAGGCCTGCGACTGGGCCAGCATGCTGCTGCGCCAGTACCTCAAGTACGCCGAACGCAAGGGCTTCAAGGCCACTGTCGAAGACGAAACCCCGGGGGACGTGGCCGGTATCAAGAGCGCCACCATCAAGATCGAGGGCGAGTACGCCTTCGGCCTGCTGCGCACCGAAACCGGCGTGCACCGCCTGGTGCGCAAGAGCCCGTTTGACAGCTCGGGCGGCCGCCACACCTCGTTCGCGTCGCTGTTCGTGTACCCCGAAATCGATGACTCCATCGAGATCAACATCAACCCAGCCGACGTGCGCACCGACACCTTCCGCGCATCGGGCGCGGGCGGGCAGCACATCAACAAGACGGACTCGGCCGTGCGCCTGACGCACATCCCCACCGGCATCGTGGTGCAGTGCCAAGACGGCCGCAGCCAGCACAGCAACCGTGACGTGGCATGGCAGCGCTTGCGCAGCCGCCTGTACGACTTTGAGATGCGCAAGCGCATGGAAGAGCAGCAGAAGCTGGAGGACACCAAGACCGACGTGGGCTGGGGCCACCAGATCCGCAGCTATGTGCTGGACAACAGCCGCATCAAGGACCTGCGCACCAACGTCGAAATCTCGGCCACGCAAAAGGTGCTGGACGGCGACCTGGACGCGTTCATCGAGGCCTCGCTCAAGCAAGGGGTGTGA
- a CDS encoding HAD family phosphatase: MTPTQAIIFDMDGTMIDSMPWHAKAWVEFARRRDMALDVPDLMARTTGRNGTECIRELLGREVSQDEADALTREKEDIYRALFGPQFAEVAGFRQFAQQVADRGLKVAVGTAGDIHNVEFAMSRLQMQPQPLAVVRGDEGLPGKPEPSIFLEAARRLDVPAAHCIVFEDAPFGIEAARRAGMRAVAVCSTHSPAQLAGPHVLAAVRDYTELMNTDFLESIHVATV; the protein is encoded by the coding sequence ATGACACCCACCCAAGCCATCATCTTCGACATGGACGGCACCATGATCGACTCCATGCCCTGGCACGCCAAGGCCTGGGTGGAGTTTGCCCGCCGCCGCGACATGGCCCTGGATGTGCCCGACCTCATGGCGCGCACCACCGGGCGCAACGGCACCGAATGCATCCGCGAGCTGCTGGGCCGCGAGGTGTCGCAGGACGAGGCCGACGCGCTGACCCGTGAAAAAGAAGACATCTACCGCGCACTGTTTGGCCCGCAATTTGCCGAGGTGGCGGGCTTTCGCCAATTTGCCCAACAGGTGGCGGACCGCGGCCTGAAGGTGGCCGTGGGCACGGCGGGCGACATCCACAACGTGGAGTTCGCCATGTCGCGCCTGCAGATGCAGCCGCAGCCCCTGGCGGTGGTGCGCGGCGATGAAGGCCTGCCTGGCAAGCCGGAGCCCTCGATTTTTTTGGAAGCCGCCCGCAGGCTGGACGTGCCCGCTGCGCACTGCATCGTTTTTGAAGACGCCCCTTTTGGCATTGAAGCCGCCCGCCGCGCTGGCATGCGCGCCGTGGCGGTGTGCAGCACGCACAGCCCCGCGCAACTGGCGGGGCCCCATGTGCTGGCCGCCGTGCGCGATTACACCGAACTCATGAACACCGACTTTTTGGAGAGCATCCATGTTGCAACTGTCTAA
- the pepN gene encoding aminopeptidase N, with translation MLQLSKEDGQAVPVAIHRENYTAPAYWIDSVELTFDLDPAKTRVLNRMVLRRNPDVAAQPLRLHGEDLNLARVLVNGQGTSFKMDGGQLVLENLPEGDEPCAIEIFTTCAPAKNTKLMGLYVSNESFFTQCEAEGFRRITYFLDRPDVMASYTVTLRADKAQYPVLLSNGNLVDSGDLEDGPNGARHFAKWVDPHKKPCYLFALVAGKLVAREQKIRTRAGTDHLLQVYVRPGDLGKTEHAMNSLMASIAWDEARFGLPLDLERFMIVATSDFNMGAMENKGLNIFNTKYVLASEATATDTDFANIESVVGHEYFHNWTGNRVTCRDWFQLSLKEGLTVFRDQEFSMDLAGSPSARAVKRIEDVRVLRTAQFPEDAGPMAHPVRPDSYVEINNFYTVTIYEKGSEVVRMQHNMVGREGFAKGMKLYFERHDGQAVTCDDFVRSIADANPASPLAQHLPQFKRWYSQAGTPRVRATGVYDAATRCYALTLSQSCPATPGQPTKEPFVIPVELGLMSTSGSPQPLQLAGEAATGALSQVLVLTEASQTFTFTNLDSAPVPSLLRNFSAPVVLDIDYTDAELLTLLAHDTDAFNCWEAGQRLALRIAINSIASSADLANATATSEPKILGAAFVEAMRAVLRHPGLDAAFKELVLTLPSETYIAEQLDVVDPQRIHAVREAMRTELALALRADWEAAWEQHQNTGGYQPDSVSSGRRALSGMALHMLCIAAQITGDAVWPGKAYQRFKDAGNMTDRFNALTALVASGHELAAPALARFHALFKNEPLVIDKWFSLQAGAPDRGGNVLPAVRQLMQHPDFSLKNPNRARSVIFSYCSANPGAFHRLDAGGYVFWSDRVIELDAINPQVAARLARALDRWKKLAEPWRTAAREAIARVAAREGLSNDVREVVNRALAE, from the coding sequence ATGTTGCAACTGTCTAAAGAAGACGGACAGGCCGTGCCTGTAGCCATCCACCGCGAGAACTACACCGCCCCCGCCTACTGGATCGACAGCGTCGAACTCACGTTCGACCTGGACCCTGCCAAGACCCGCGTGCTCAACCGCATGGTGCTGCGCCGCAACCCCGACGTGGCCGCGCAACCCCTGCGCCTGCACGGCGAAGACCTGAACCTGGCGCGCGTGCTCGTCAACGGCCAGGGCACCTCGTTCAAGATGGACGGCGGCCAGCTGGTGCTGGAGAACCTGCCCGAAGGCGACGAGCCCTGCGCCATCGAGATCTTCACCACCTGCGCACCCGCCAAGAACACCAAGCTCATGGGCCTGTACGTGAGCAACGAGTCGTTCTTCACGCAGTGCGAGGCCGAGGGTTTCCGCCGCATCACCTACTTCCTGGACCGCCCGGATGTGATGGCCAGCTACACCGTGACGCTGCGGGCCGACAAGGCGCAATACCCGGTGCTGCTGTCCAACGGCAACCTGGTGGACAGTGGCGACCTGGAAGACGGCCCCAACGGTGCGCGGCATTTTGCCAAGTGGGTGGACCCCCACAAAAAGCCCTGCTACCTGTTCGCCCTGGTGGCGGGCAAGCTGGTGGCGCGCGAGCAAAAAATCCGCACCCGCGCGGGCACGGACCACCTGCTGCAGGTGTATGTGCGCCCGGGCGACCTGGGCAAGACTGAGCACGCCATGAATTCGCTGATGGCGAGCATCGCCTGGGACGAAGCGCGCTTTGGCCTGCCGCTGGACCTGGAGCGCTTCATGATCGTCGCCACCAGCGACTTCAACATGGGCGCCATGGAGAACAAGGGCCTGAACATCTTCAACACGAAGTACGTTCTGGCCAGCGAAGCCACCGCCACCGACACCGACTTTGCCAACATCGAAAGCGTGGTCGGCCACGAGTACTTCCACAACTGGACAGGCAACCGCGTGACCTGCCGCGACTGGTTCCAGCTGAGCCTGAAGGAAGGCCTCACCGTCTTCCGCGACCAGGAATTCAGCATGGACCTGGCGGGCAGCCCGTCCGCCCGCGCCGTCAAGCGCATTGAAGACGTGCGCGTGCTGCGCACCGCCCAGTTCCCCGAAGACGCGGGCCCCATGGCCCACCCGGTGCGGCCCGACAGCTACGTCGAGATCAACAACTTCTACACCGTCACCATCTACGAAAAGGGCTCCGAGGTGGTGCGCATGCAGCACAACATGGTGGGCCGCGAAGGTTTTGCCAAGGGCATGAAGTTGTACTTCGAACGCCACGACGGCCAGGCCGTGACCTGCGACGACTTCGTGCGATCAATAGCCGATGCCAACCCCGCCAGCCCGTTGGCGCAGCACCTGCCGCAGTTCAAGCGCTGGTACAGCCAGGCGGGCACGCCCCGCGTGCGTGCGACCGGGGTGTATGACGCCGCCACGCGCTGCTACGCCCTCACCTTGTCGCAAAGCTGCCCCGCCACGCCCGGCCAGCCGACCAAGGAGCCGTTCGTCATCCCCGTGGAGTTGGGCCTGATGAGCACCTCAGGCTCCCCCCAGCCCTTGCAGCTGGCGGGCGAGGCCGCCACCGGCGCCTTGTCGCAAGTGCTGGTGCTGACCGAGGCATCGCAAACCTTCACCTTCACCAACCTCGACAGCGCCCCGGTGCCCTCGCTGCTGCGCAACTTCAGCGCCCCGGTGGTGCTGGACATCGACTACACCGACGCTGAGCTGCTCACCCTGCTGGCGCACGACACCGACGCCTTCAACTGCTGGGAAGCAGGCCAGCGCCTGGCGCTGCGCATTGCTATCAATAGCATAGCTAGTAGCGCTGATTTGGCGAACGCCACAGCCACTTCTGAGCCCAAAATCCTGGGCGCGGCCTTCGTCGAGGCCATGCGCGCCGTGCTGCGCCACCCCGGGCTGGACGCAGCCTTCAAAGAGCTGGTGCTCACCCTACCGTCGGAGACCTACATCGCCGAGCAGCTGGACGTGGTGGACCCGCAGCGCATCCATGCCGTGCGCGAAGCCATGCGCACAGAACTGGCGCTGGCCCTGCGCGCCGACTGGGAAGCCGCCTGGGAGCAGCACCAGAACACCGGCGGCTACCAGCCTGACAGCGTCTCCAGCGGTCGCCGCGCCTTGAGCGGCATGGCCCTGCACATGCTGTGCATCGCGGCGCAGATCACGGGCGATGCCGTGTGGCCCGGCAAGGCCTACCAGCGCTTCAAGGACGCGGGCAACATGACCGACCGCTTCAACGCCCTCACGGCCCTGGTGGCCAGCGGCCACGAACTGGCAGCCCCTGCCCTGGCGCGCTTTCATGCACTGTTCAAGAACGAGCCGCTGGTCATCGACAAGTGGTTTTCCCTGCAAGCGGGCGCGCCCGACCGGGGCGGCAACGTGCTGCCCGCCGTGCGCCAGCTCATGCAGCACCCCGACTTCAGTCTCAAGAACCCCAACCGCGCGCGCAGCGTGATCTTCAGCTACTGCAGCGCCAACCCCGGCGCCTTCCACCGCCTGGATGCGGGTGGCTACGTGTTCTGGAGCGACCGCGTGATCGAGCTGGACGCGATCAATCCGCAAGTGGCCGCCCGCCTGGCCCGTGCACTGGACCGCTGGAAGAAGCTGGCCGAGCCCTGGCGCACCGCCGCCCGCGAAGCCATCGCCCGCGTGGCCGCCCGCGAGGGCCTGAGCAACGACGTGCGCGAAGTCGTCAACCGCGCACTGGCCGAATAA
- a CDS encoding class 1 fructose-bisphosphatase, translating into MAKPISLTRYLVEQQRVDGHIPSQLRLLLEVVARACKGISQAVNKGALGGVLGSADSENVQGEVQKKLDIIANEVLIEANEWGGHLAAMASEEMDGIYLVPNRYPQGEYLLLFDPLDGSSNIDVNVSIGTIFSVLKKPDDDRGVEEGDFLQAGNRQVAAGYCIYGPQTTLVLTVGDGVAMFTLDREQGSFVLTQENVRIPEDTKEFAINMSNMRHWDEPVKRYIDECLQGKEGPRGKDFNMRWIASMVADVHRILTRGGVFMYPWDKREPHKPGKLRLMYEANPMGWLVEQAGGAATNGKGRILDIQPQQLHERVSVILGSKNEVERVTSYHSTL; encoded by the coding sequence ATGGCAAAACCCATCAGCCTCACCCGCTACCTGGTCGAACAACAGCGCGTTGACGGCCATATTCCCTCTCAACTGCGCCTGCTGCTGGAAGTGGTGGCGCGGGCCTGCAAAGGCATCAGCCAAGCCGTCAACAAGGGCGCGCTGGGCGGCGTGCTCGGCAGCGCCGATAGCGAGAACGTACAAGGCGAAGTCCAGAAAAAGCTGGACATCATCGCCAACGAAGTGCTCATCGAAGCCAACGAATGGGGCGGCCACCTGGCGGCCATGGCCTCGGAAGAAATGGACGGCATCTACCTGGTGCCCAACCGCTACCCGCAAGGCGAATACCTACTGCTGTTCGATCCCCTGGATGGCTCCAGCAACATCGATGTGAACGTGAGCATCGGCACCATCTTCAGCGTGCTCAAGAAGCCCGATGACGACCGTGGCGTGGAGGAAGGCGACTTCCTGCAGGCCGGCAACCGCCAAGTGGCCGCTGGCTACTGCATCTACGGCCCGCAAACCACCCTGGTACTCACCGTGGGCGACGGCGTGGCCATGTTCACCCTGGACCGCGAGCAAGGCTCCTTCGTGCTGACGCAAGAGAACGTGCGCATTCCTGAAGACACCAAGGAATTTGCCATCAACATGAGCAACATGCGCCACTGGGATGAGCCGGTAAAGCGCTACATCGACGAATGCCTGCAAGGCAAGGAAGGCCCGCGCGGCAAAGACTTCAACATGCGCTGGATTGCCTCGATGGTGGCCGACGTGCACCGCATCCTGACCCGTGGCGGCGTGTTCATGTACCCCTGGGACAAGCGCGAACCCCACAAGCCCGGCAAGCTGCGCCTGATGTACGAAGCCAATCCCATGGGCTGGCTGGTAGAGCAAGCTGGCGGTGCCGCCACCAACGGCAAAGGCCGCATCCTGGACATCCAGCCACAGCAACTGCACGAACGCGTCAGCGTCATCCTCGGCTCCAAGAACGAGGTGGAGCGGGTCACCAGCTACCATTCGACGCTATAA
- a CDS encoding single-stranded DNA-binding protein — MIDGLVAGRLWSAAERRVDKAGKSYTVARLRVTGVDVDGVLVNLIAFDPRVCELLHEAQEGEAVSVSGALTPKVWTDKQGNTKPALDMVVHRVLMVRPD, encoded by the coding sequence ATGATTGATGGTTTGGTGGCAGGCAGGCTGTGGAGTGCTGCGGAGCGTCGGGTGGACAAGGCGGGCAAGTCCTATACGGTGGCGCGCTTGCGCGTGACGGGCGTGGATGTCGATGGCGTGCTCGTCAATCTCATCGCCTTTGATCCCAGGGTGTGCGAGCTTTTGCACGAGGCCCAAGAGGGCGAGGCCGTGTCCGTGTCGGGTGCGTTGACCCCCAAGGTCTGGACCGACAAGCAGGGCAATACCAAACCCGCACTGGACATGGTGGTGCACCGCGTCTTGATGGTGCGTCCAGACTGA
- a CDS encoding MerR family transcriptional regulator, translating into MGTTLPHIPAKRYFTIGEVAELCGVKPHVLRYWEQEFTQLRPMKRRGNRRYYQHHEVLMIRRIRDLLYDQGFTISGARNRLQELTHLERDNSVALEDDSPDVLGAELADPSAMAVRNDKVLDFAAVRQELLEIKALLS; encoded by the coding sequence ATGGGCACAACGCTTCCTCACATTCCAGCCAAGCGTTACTTCACCATTGGTGAAGTCGCTGAACTCTGCGGCGTAAAGCCTCACGTGCTGCGCTACTGGGAGCAGGAGTTCACGCAACTGCGTCCCATGAAGCGGCGCGGCAACCGCCGCTATTACCAGCACCATGAAGTGTTGATGATCCGGCGGATACGGGATTTGCTGTACGACCAGGGCTTCACCATCAGCGGCGCACGCAACCGGTTGCAAGAGCTGACGCACCTTGAGCGCGACAACAGCGTTGCGTTGGAGGACGATAGCCCGGACGTGTTGGGTGCAGAGCTTGCCGATCCTTCTGCTATGGCGGTGCGAAACGACAAGGTTTTGGACTTTGCCGCAGTCCGCCAAGAATTGTTGGAGATAAAGGCTCTCCTTTCCTAA
- a CDS encoding integration host factor subunit alpha, which translates to MAQVIEFAVDSLETNALTKAQLADLLFDQIGLNKRESKDMIDAFFDLIVQSLIEGKDVKLSGFGNFQIRTKAPRPGRNPRTGEAIPIQARRVVTFHASSKLKEQIQGSAAESV; encoded by the coding sequence ATGGCCCAAGTGATTGAATTCGCAGTCGACAGCCTAGAGACCAACGCGCTGACCAAGGCTCAGCTGGCAGACCTTTTGTTTGACCAGATTGGGCTGAACAAGCGCGAGTCCAAAGACATGATTGACGCATTCTTTGACCTCATCGTGCAGAGCCTGATTGAGGGCAAGGATGTGAAGCTGTCGGGGTTTGGTAACTTTCAGATCCGAACCAAAGCCCCCCGGCCCGGGCGCAACCCGCGCACGGGTGAGGCCATTCCCATCCAGGCCCGGCGGGTCGTCACTTTCCATGCCAGCAGCAAGCTTAAAGAGCAGATTCAGGGTAGCGCGGCAGAGTCCGTGTGA